ATGGAGCGCTTCTTTAGATCCGCATGATACGGAAACTGCAGTAGCATCAGCAAAAAACTTGAAATTATCTGATTTAGATGACCCTAATTTAACAAAGGAAGAGATTGGAGAATATGCCTCTATCATTGGAAGTTATCCTGAGCTTAGGGATGTAACTTACGGTTTTCAGCGTGATTTTATTAAGAAAGAAGGCGCTGCAGTGATTGAGGGAAGAGATATAGGAACTGTTATCTGCCCTGAGGCTGATTATAAATTTTATATCACAGCTGACGTGGAAGTTAGAGCAAAAAGAAGAGTTAATCAGCAGCCTAATTCTGATTATAAAACTATTTTGGCTGATTTAAAACTTCG
The genomic region above belongs to Rickettsiales bacterium and contains:
- the cmk gene encoding (d)CMP kinase, with product MDKRLLIAIDGPAASGKGTIARMLGKKLNLPVLYTGNIYRAIAYKIWSASLDPHDTETAVASAKNLKLSDLDDPNLTKEEIGEYASIIGSYPELRDVTYGFQRDFIKKEGAAVIEGRDIGTVICPEADYKFYITADVEVRAKRRVNQQPNSDYKTILADLKLRDERDQNRAVAPLKPADDAIIIDSSNLTPEETLEKIISEI